One genomic window of Desulfovibrio subterraneus includes the following:
- a CDS encoding major capsid protein, which produces MGATLKELATVHSRKMPEQVDSLTEEAPILAVIPFEEASHGLWNMYEDVNDVDGAGWVEMNAPLPAVDVTSDLKKVDLSILGGEIECPEDTANMFGGTANYFSKKLPKVIRKSGMAAEQRILYDNFRSWALDKGKAVSAGAATDDCYSMLAVRFISGETTGLYSRESFKQGSLLDVTPINSGALYKAASGKHQGVLCFGMRLKAYFGIQIANRHSVAAIVNINKSNLPTAMMIDDLLADVRAIPGNTYLFMHEKAKTLLHEHKGKALQVNVGGKDMDRQITHWNGVEIVTSYNFLDAAEKAVAF; this is translated from the coding sequence ATGGGTGCGACACTGAAAGAACTGGCAACCGTACATAGCCGCAAGATGCCTGAACAGGTGGACAGCCTGACCGAAGAGGCACCTATTCTGGCGGTGATTCCCTTTGAAGAGGCATCGCACGGTCTGTGGAACATGTATGAGGACGTGAACGATGTGGACGGTGCCGGCTGGGTTGAGATGAACGCCCCCCTGCCTGCCGTCGACGTGACCTCCGACCTGAAGAAGGTGGACCTTTCCATCCTCGGCGGCGAGATCGAATGCCCCGAAGATACCGCCAACATGTTCGGCGGTACGGCCAACTACTTCTCCAAGAAGCTGCCCAAGGTCATCCGCAAATCCGGCATGGCCGCGGAACAGCGCATTCTGTACGACAACTTCCGCAGCTGGGCGCTGGACAAGGGCAAGGCTGTGAGCGCCGGTGCAGCCACCGACGACTGCTATTCCATGCTGGCCGTGCGTTTCATCTCCGGCGAAACCACCGGCCTGTATTCCAGAGAAAGCTTCAAGCAGGGGTCCCTGCTTGACGTTACCCCCATCAACAGCGGCGCCCTCTACAAAGCCGCATCGGGCAAGCATCAGGGTGTGCTGTGCTTCGGCATGCGCCTCAAGGCCTACTTCGGCATTCAGATTGCCAACAGGCATTCCGTGGCGGCCATTGTGAACATCAACAAGTCCAATCTGCCCACGGCCATGATGATTGATGACCTGCTGGCCGATGTGCGCGCCATTCCGGGCAACACGTACCTGTTCATGCACGAGAAGGCAAAGACACTGCTGCACGAACACAAGGGCAAGGCCCTGCAGGTGAATGTGGGCGGCAAGGACATGGACCGCCAGATCACGCACTGGAACGGTGTGGAGATCGTCACTTCCTACAACTTCCTCGATGCTGCCGAAAAGGCCGTCGCTTTCTAA